The nucleotide window CATATTTTCCATCATTTTCGATAACTACCGCTATCTCCAACAACCCTGCTGTAGTCATTTTCATTCCGACTTCTTTTACTGTGCCGGAAACGCTTGAAAGAACAGGGGCTGAAACAAAAGCGTCACAATCGCCAAGTTTTTGCCCTACAAGAACAGAGTCTCCTTTTTTTACCAAAGGTTGGGAGATAGCCCCTAGATTTTGTGCCATCGGAAAAATTAAGTCACCCGAAGGCAAATATTTTTCGATTTCTTTGTTCTCCGTTAATTCCTTCTCCTGTGGAGGATGTACTCCTCCCCAGAACGATGAAAGCTTCATGTATTTTTCCTCCTTGAGCTATTTCAAATTTCTTTTAGCTTAACTAATACAGTAATGAAACATTTATCAAGGGTTGAATGATAATTTTGCCCTCAATAACTTTACCAGTTTAACACCTTCTCAAATAAAATAAAATTGTCTTATTGTAAGGAATAATTTTAGAAAAGAACCTTTGCTCTACACACTTCTTATGACATATATCTGCCCCACTTTTGCATGATTATATCTCTTACGTCTCCGTCTCCTAAATGAAGTTTATCTTTTATATTGTAGAACTCATCACATATTAAGTCATCTATTTCTTTTGAATTGAAAGTATATCCCGCTTGTCTTAGGGCAGGAGCTATTTTCTCTTCAGACTGTTCCGCTATTTCTAATAAAAAAGATGGATCCGTTAATAATTCGTTCAAGAATTTCTTTGCACTTGGTGACGACATCTCTATCTTGCCTCTTTCCCCAAATGTATAAGTGGTACAAGTCACAGTATTCTATATGCAGGACATAGACAGAGACCATAAGTCTCCTTTTTAGAAAAGAACTTCTGATAAATAAAGCATAATTCTAACATAACCAAAAGAATTATAAAACTATTTTTCAAATGTTAATTATCAAATTTTTGCGCCACGACAAGGGATATTGACTTTTTACTACAAATGTAATACTTGTTTTTTGAACATTTTAAGTCTGCAACTCTTATTAAATTTTAATTTTTACAGTGTTTTATAAATGTCAACAAGGTTTTAATTCATTGACACAGCGTGTTCCTAATGTTATTTTAACCTAATTAAATAACAGTATGATTGAGAGTGATTTTAATATGTACATATACAAGGAAGCAAAAAAAATTAAAGCAGAAGAGTCTTCCTCCCTAATTTCTACCGTAAACGAAATTATTGAGACGGTGCAAAACAATGGAGACAAAGCTCTCAATGAATATAACGTAAAATTCGGGGGAGCTCATACCAACTCTTTTAGAGTGTCTCCTTCGGATATCGAAAAAGCGTTCAACTCTATTTCCGAAGAATTGCTTGAAACAATAAAAAGAGCTGCAAAAAATATAAAGCGATTTGCGGAACTTCAAGCTAACAGCTTGAACCCCGTCGGGCCTCTCGAGACATCTCCCGGGGTTTTCTTGGGACACAAGGT belongs to Synergistaceae bacterium and includes:
- a CDS encoding Nif11 family protein, whose product is MSSPSAKKFLNELLTDPSFLLEIAEQSEEKIAPALRQAGYTFNSKEIDDLICDEFYNIKDKLHLGDGDVRDIIMQKWGRYMS